The window TCAGCGTTCCCCACTGCCTCAAAACAGTTCTCGTACCATTGAGCATGCAATGGGAACGAGCCAAGTTCCCCAAAAGCCCCAGCGTGTCGTGGTAGTAGATACGGCTGCTCTAGATGCATCTCTAGCACTAGACGTAAAGCCTGTGGGATCAGTAATTTATGAGCAATTCCCTAATTATTTAGGGTCGCAGACCGAGGGGATTGAGTCTGTAGGAGACGGAAATCAACCTAACCTAGAAACAATCCTCCGCTTAAACCCCGACTTGATCTTAGGGAGCAAGGTTGGCTCTAAGCGACTTTACAAGAATCTGAATCGAATTGCCCCGACTGTTTTTTCTGAGGGCAGTGGTAGAGCAGGCGATTGGCAAGAGAACTTCATCCTTTTTGCCCAGGCTTTAAATAAAGAACAGCAAGGTTGGCAACTTCTACAGGACTATAAAGATAAAGCTGCAGCTCTCAATACCCAATCAAAAGATGTCAGTGAGACGGTCGTTTCTATTGTTGCAACGGCCCAAGGGAAAGTGGGCGTTTTCAGCGTCAAAAGCTTTGCCGGCTCCATCCTGCAAGATATAGGGGTTGATCGACCAAAAGCGCAGCAGAAACCCAAAAGACATGCAGCTTTTGTTTCTCGAGAGGATTTAGAGAGTCTTGATGGCGATATCATTTTTCTCGTCCGAGACCAGCGCTCTGATACCAGCTTAGATCGGCAAGCCTTTGTCAGTGATCCTATCTGGGCAAAGCTGAAGGCTGTGAAACGCGATCGCATCTATGAAGTCAGCAATCAGGTTTGGTCTGCGGGTAGAAATATCCTCGCCGCCCAAGAGATCCTAAAGGATCTTGAGACAGCTCTTTCTGCTGAGAATCAGTCCTGAAGATGTCGGCAGTTCCTGGCGTTAAAGTCTACGGTACGCTTTGGGCCGGTCAATGTGCTTCCCTGCTTGGCTCTAACATGACGAACTTTGCCGTCACGCTCTGGGCCTGGGAGCAGACAGGGCAGGCCACACCACTATCTTTACTATTTTTCTTTGCCCAAGTCGCCAAAATTGCAGCGGCCACTTTCTCTGGTGTGCTGGTAGATCGCTATAGCCGCCAGAAATTGATGATCGTGGGCAACGCAATCGCAGGACTATCCTCTATCTGCATTCTTGTGCTGCTGCAGACGCATCAACTTGCCCTTTGGCATCTCTACTTTTCCTGCGCTATCAACGGCTTGTTTAGCTATATTCAAAGCCTTGCACTCTCGACCTCGGTGTCGCTGCTATTACCTGAGCATCACTATGGACGGGCCGGTGCAATGGATTCACTCAAAGGTGCAGGTGCCTTTGTCTTTGCTCCCGCCTTCGCCGGGGCGCTCTACCCATTCATTGGCTTACTGGGCATTTTAGGGATTGATCTAGCAACCTTCGGTTTTGCGGCTGTTTCCCTATTTGTACTCCATATTCCCCAGCCTTTGCCTATCAGCGGCCCAGAAACGATTCGCCAAAAGTTAACCTTTGGCTTTCGCTATATTGTTAAGCAACCAGGTCTCAAAGCCATTCTCATATTTTTATTTAGCGCTAACTTTTTTACGAGCGCCAGTATTGCGATCTTACCCGCCGTGATTTTAGCTCGCAGCGAGAATGATATTGGTCTATTAGCAACGTTCCAGTCAGCATTGGGCTGTGGAGGTGTCTTCGGGGCATTACTACTGGCAATCTTTGGTGTTTTTACCCCACGTATTCATGGATTATTTTTAGGTGTTGCTTTACCTCAATTAGGCTGGCTCATTTTGAGCGTTACGCAAGCTAAAGGGCTGTGGATAGTTGCGGCTTTCTTAAGTGCTTGCTTCATACCGCTCGTTGGCGCATCAAACCAAGCAATCTGGTTAGCGAAGGTGAAGCCAGCCCTACAAGGTAGGGTTTTTGCAACTCGTTATCTACTAGCTCAAGCATCAACACCTTTGGGCGCAGTAATCTCAGGTCCACTTGCGGATCGTATTTTTGAGCCTGCAATGCAGAACCAAGGAATTCTAGCAAAGAGTTTTGTTGGGTCTTGGTTAGGAACGGGACAAGGCATGGGACTCACCTTAGAGCTAATGTGTTTTGCGACCTGCAACTTAGTTATTGGCCTAAGTGGCTATGGAATACGCAGACTTCGATATGCTGAGGTCGTATTGCAAGTTTCTAAGCCTTCGCTAAGAGAGTGATTAAAACTGCTTGTGTTGTCTCTATGATGAGTTGTGTCTGAAGCGCTTTTCAAAGAGGCACAGAATCAATCTAAGTAACCCATTAAGTTTCCACTTGAAAGAGAGCTATTATCTGCAATCGGACGATTTCCCGGCAAAGATGCAGAAGGAGTGAGTGACGAATTTAAACGAACAACAGGGCGATTGCCAAACATTGCAACAATGTCCAAATCACTTTGAAAAACGGGACGATGTTGAGGTAAATGATCAAAGCTTGTCACCTGCCGGGTTCCGACAAGAATAGGGCGACTACTGGGGAGTGTCTCAGACGGAACTAGAGTTGGATTGCCCCCATGAACAGGACGATGATCCGGCAGTTCGGATGGTGAGTACACAACCATCGCTTCGCCAGAATCCTCTGCAGCAGTCTTGGTCAAACGAGGTTCGCTAAATCCCCACCCTTTCTCAGGAAGCGGTGGAAATGGCTCGCCTTTCACGACAGTAACTTCGTATCCTTTGTCCCCACCTCTGGGACCGACAACTGGATATAGTCCACTATTCTCAACAATTTCCCCAGGACTAAAAAGTTTTTTACTCATCACATTTATCTCTGTAGAGGTAGTTTAACAATAGCTAAACAATTGCCGCATCTCAAACGCAGTCTTTCAGAATGCTAATTTTGAGAGCGATTGAACCTGCTAGAGCTGACAGGTCTGATCACTGCTGCGTAAATATCCACCCAGAGCCCAACGCAGAAAAGTAGCGTCTAGATTTTGAACTCTGCAGCTAAGTTGACAATCCCCTTCTGACTCCTAATCTTGGTGGTCAAAAATATCTAGCAAGAACAAGGTACCGAAAGTAGAGATCACAAGTGGCGCAAGGACAATCGATAGACGTGGATCTGAGAACAGTTTGTAAAGGATGTCCATTTCTTTCTCTTCCTGCAGGATTTTGCAACTATCGAGGCATACGGTAAAACAGACTCGTCACTTTCCCTAAAATGTTGTGAGCAGGAACGTTACCGAAAGAGCGGCTATCAGTGCTAGCGTCCAGATTATCGCCGAGGAGAACATAGGTATTAGGGGAGGCGGCGGTCGATAACCGACAGACCAATCCAGGAGTCAATAAATCCTGCGAAGAACTCAAAGGTACGCTGACGGTCATCGCAGCCACCCGCTTCACAATTTTCAACCCAGGCCGCTCCGGATGTTCCGCTACAACTAAATCTCCCACAATAGGGAGACTCGACCGATAAGCGTGGTGGTTAACCAAAACCTCATCTCCTGGATAGAGTGTCGGCATCATCGATAGCCCAACCACCCGGAAACGAAAGCGCCGCCGAAACAACCAAAGCCCAAACTCGAAGAGATTGGGCTTCAATACAGCAGCCAAAGGCCGATCTAGCTGGCCTTGACCCATTGGACATCCCGGTCCTTAGTGGCCCAGAAAATGCCGTGAATTTGCTCCACTGCCGCCATCAGTTCAGTCGCATGCTCAACACTAACTTCTACCTTGCAGGCAGAACAGAGCTTCGCAGCTTTCCAGAAAATATCATGCAGATCAGGATACTTCTCTAAATGAACAGGCTTGAAGTAGTCTGTCCAAAGAATGAGAATGTCTTCTTTGGTCTTTTGGGCCTGCTCTTCCTTAATTGCGATGTAGCGAGACAGCGTATTGTTGTAAGCCACCATCGACGCTGCATCTTGTCCAGCAGGCTGCAGGTCTACAATCTTTTTCGTCATCGAAAGTACAGCCTCAGCCGTAATGCGGGCTGCAGCCGGATCGTAGACACCACAGGGGCCATCACAGTGGGCGTGAACCTCTGGAGCCGGGAAGCAAGCTTGAATTTTGGCTGTAATTGCGTTGAGCATAGCGTATCGTTCCTCGAATGGATCAATTTGGGGTATACCCGCATGGTATCTGTCTTTAGCGATCATGGAACAAATTTGACCCGCAATCAAGAAACTTAAGAATCAGTTTGAACTCTGCTATGCCTAGCTTCTGGCACAAACACGTCGAGGGCTCTTGCATAAGTCTGCGGTCCCAGGGCGATAGATCTAGTAAATCAACGTAATCAAAAGATTTTTGGCGTATTCCTCTGAAAAATACGCCAACCTTCAGGTTGCGAAGAATCTAGTCTAATTAAAACGGGAGCAATCAACCATGTGGCCCAAGCCAAATAAAGATCAGCATCGGCACGATGACTCAAATCTACAGTTTGATCGCAGAACGGAAGCCAAGCTACGGCGCAAGAAGGCTGCAGTCTTAGCCGCCAAGCGTCCCCATGCAACGCATCAAAGTAATGGGGAAGAAATCTTGGCCGGACAGCCCGGTAATTTCCGAAAAGGACTAGAGCATAGTGAAGATGGTTTTCTGGTAGATCCCAGAGACTATCAGACCTATCGCAGCGCCATTCGCAGTGGCTTACCTGACGAGCTTGACACGGTGCCGGTCCCGCCCACAATGGGGCAAGGGCGTCGCAAATGGGAAAGTCCTGGCACAGGATTTGTCTTTGACCTCGAAGGCCCAGATGCTCAGGCGATCACAATGCCGCCAGCCCCAAAGCTTGATAGTGCAGAACTAGCAGCAGAACTGGCTGAAGTTTATGCCATGGCGAAGCTACGAGATACTCGGTTTTCTAGTTTTGGTGCAGGCGGCACCGTCTCTGAATGCATTACCGTGCTGAATAAATTCAGTTGGTTTGGCACTGGCTTTCAAAAGCGGCCAACTTGCCAGTACGACGTTGAGCAGATTTTCGGTGAACAAGCAGGGCGATTTCTCGGACGTGAGCGAGCATCAGTTACACCAGGGAATCTATTTCGAGGCGTCACAGAGGGGGACGAGAACGGTCCCTTCATTTCTCAATTTCTGTTAATTGGAAATCCCAGCCGTGGTGCTGACGCTGAGGTGGCCAACCCACTACCAGAGCCGCGGTTCGAGTGGCAAGAAAATGCAGGGAAGATTACCTATGGCGCCCATAGCATTGATCAGCGTGTCCGCATCGCCACAGAGAACATTGACTTCATGACTGACTTCTGCGATTGGAAAACAGTCCAAAATGGGGTTAACGTCAATCGCCAATACCGCTTTGACTATAATCGAACAGACTATACCCCCATCGCTAGGACGGGCGACCCAAATGAGCCCAATGGTCCCGCCTATCGCTTTATTTCAACTCCTCGGGACTTAGCCACCTACGTTCATTTCGACCAACTTTACCAGGCCTATCTCAATGCCTGTATTTTGATGCTGGAGCGGGGTGTGCCGACAGACCCAGGTTTTAATCGATTCAATAATGGATTTAATCAACAAGGCTTTGCTCAGTTTGGTGGCCCACATATTCTCTCGCTGGTCACTGAAGTCGCAACAAGAGCGCTAAAAGCCGTTCGTTTTCAGAAATTTAATATCCACAATCGCACAAGACCAGAGGCGCTGGGCGGTTTGATGGATCGATTACGAGAGAACGCTAACGATTCGAGACTAGAACCTGTGCGTCAACTCTGGACAACGCTACAAGATACTGGCGTTTTACCCATGAAAAACCATTTGTTGCCAATGGCTTTTCCTGAAGGATCCCCCATGCATCCTTCCTATGGAGCCGGTCATGCCACTGTAGCAGGGGCCTGTGTGACAATACTGAAGGCTTTCTTTAAACACGACTACAATCTTGTCGAGCCAGGTCGCAAGGATGACAATGGCAAACCCTTCCAGGATCAAGCCTATGAGGCTAACCCTAGTACGGGTGGGCGATCGCTATGCCCAGTCCATCTCAGCAAGCCTCTAACCGTAGAAGGGGAACTTAATAAACTGGCTTCAAATATCTCCATTGGTAGAAATATGGCTGGGGTTCACTATTTCTCGGACTATATTGAGTCTCTGCGCTTAGGTGAGCTGATTGCCCTTGGCATTTTGGAAGAACAGGCGCTGACGTACAACAGCCACCAGTTTCCATTTTCAATGACCGTCCCTCTTTATGATGGCGGGACCGTCGTGATTGGAACGATTGAGTAACGCCGATTTGCAGGGAACAAACAATTCACAAGGTTCCGGCTCTGGGGTCGGGACCTTTTCTCTTGAAAGACGTTTGACGGGTACATTCCCGCCCATACATCACTGATTGCGACGCTCTACCCTCAACTTATTGAGAGGCATTGTTACAAACGTTCAGAATATAGCTTGACAACTCTCCTCTACAATAAGGAATACTTCTCAACTGCGAAAAAGAAGATATTTTGTAAATCCCTTGCTACACAAGTACTTCAGGATAAAGCGACCTGTATTTTTGATCGCATATTGCTCAATCAATCTATTCCCTTTAGGAGGCTAACTGAAACGTGTTGTCAAAGAAGACGATTAATCCACAAGCTCTAGAGGTATCCGTCGTCCAGCGTCGTACACCAAAAACACTATCCCTAATGGGTGCGGTTCTCGCCGTGCTGCTTTTGGGAACCGGGTGCGAAACCACGACAACAACC of the Acaryochloris thomasi RCC1774 genome contains:
- the sodN gene encoding superoxide dismutase, Ni, translated to MLNAITAKIQACFPAPEVHAHCDGPCGVYDPAAARITAEAVLSMTKKIVDLQPAGQDAASMVAYNNTLSRYIAIKEEQAQKTKEDILILWTDYFKPVHLEKYPDLHDIFWKAAKLCSACKVEVSVEHATELMAAVEQIHGIFWATKDRDVQWVKAS
- a CDS encoding vanadium-dependent haloperoxidase, which codes for MWPKPNKDQHRHDDSNLQFDRRTEAKLRRKKAAVLAAKRPHATHQSNGEEILAGQPGNFRKGLEHSEDGFLVDPRDYQTYRSAIRSGLPDELDTVPVPPTMGQGRRKWESPGTGFVFDLEGPDAQAITMPPAPKLDSAELAAELAEVYAMAKLRDTRFSSFGAGGTVSECITVLNKFSWFGTGFQKRPTCQYDVEQIFGEQAGRFLGRERASVTPGNLFRGVTEGDENGPFISQFLLIGNPSRGADAEVANPLPEPRFEWQENAGKITYGAHSIDQRVRIATENIDFMTDFCDWKTVQNGVNVNRQYRFDYNRTDYTPIARTGDPNEPNGPAYRFISTPRDLATYVHFDQLYQAYLNACILMLERGVPTDPGFNRFNNGFNQQGFAQFGGPHILSLVTEVATRALKAVRFQKFNIHNRTRPEALGGLMDRLRENANDSRLEPVRQLWTTLQDTGVLPMKNHLLPMAFPEGSPMHPSYGAGHATVAGACVTILKAFFKHDYNLVEPGRKDDNGKPFQDQAYEANPSTGGRSLCPVHLSKPLTVEGELNKLASNISIGRNMAGVHYFSDYIESLRLGELIALGILEEQALTYNSHQFPFSMTVPLYDGGTVVIGTIE
- a CDS encoding ABC transporter substrate-binding protein, with the protein product MNTYNALSSNAVNLYRHLIWFVVGLLLFILLSSCTKDPLPDLAAQRSPLPQNSSRTIEHAMGTSQVPQKPQRVVVVDTAALDASLALDVKPVGSVIYEQFPNYLGSQTEGIESVGDGNQPNLETILRLNPDLILGSKVGSKRLYKNLNRIAPTVFSEGSGRAGDWQENFILFAQALNKEQQGWQLLQDYKDKAAALNTQSKDVSETVVSIVATAQGKVGVFSVKSFAGSILQDIGVDRPKAQQKPKRHAAFVSREDLESLDGDIIFLVRDQRSDTSLDRQAFVSDPIWAKLKAVKRDRIYEVSNQVWSAGRNILAAQEILKDLETALSAENQS
- a CDS encoding S26 family signal peptidase, giving the protein MGQGQLDRPLAAVLKPNLFEFGLWLFRRRFRFRVVGLSMMPTLYPGDEVLVNHHAYRSSLPIVGDLVVAEHPERPGLKIVKRVAAMTVSVPLSSSQDLLTPGLVCRLSTAASPNTYVLLGDNLDASTDSRSFGNVPAHNILGKVTSLFYRMPR
- a CDS encoding MFS transporter, with protein sequence MSAVPGVKVYGTLWAGQCASLLGSNMTNFAVTLWAWEQTGQATPLSLLFFFAQVAKIAAATFSGVLVDRYSRQKLMIVGNAIAGLSSICILVLLQTHQLALWHLYFSCAINGLFSYIQSLALSTSVSLLLPEHHYGRAGAMDSLKGAGAFVFAPAFAGALYPFIGLLGILGIDLATFGFAAVSLFVLHIPQPLPISGPETIRQKLTFGFRYIVKQPGLKAILIFLFSANFFTSASIAILPAVILARSENDIGLLATFQSALGCGGVFGALLLAIFGVFTPRIHGLFLGVALPQLGWLILSVTQAKGLWIVAAFLSACFIPLVGASNQAIWLAKVKPALQGRVFATRYLLAQASTPLGAVISGPLADRIFEPAMQNQGILAKSFVGSWLGTGQGMGLTLELMCFATCNLVIGLSGYGIRRLRYAEVVLQVSKPSLRE